A window from Lactiplantibacillus pentosus encodes these proteins:
- a CDS encoding head-tail connector protein produces the protein MSETTETTTVAETTTTTTVATTSGVTVANMQEYLSVDEQDNLLATLISMAEVDVISKIDDSIDVSVYRANALFNQAVRTLVDFTYNNRGGLSDSELAYPPAYLYFINSIKYRIKSEVDDATES, from the coding sequence ATGTCTGAAACAACAGAGACTACGACTGTAGCAGAAACAACCACTACAACGACTGTAGCGACTACCAGCGGTGTGACCGTTGCTAATATGCAAGAATATCTGTCTGTTGATGAACAGGATAATTTGCTGGCCACGCTAATCTCAATGGCTGAAGTAGATGTCATCAGTAAAATAGATGACTCTATTGATGTCAGCGTGTATCGTGCTAACGCCTTGTTCAATCAGGCTGTTAGAACGTTGGTAGACTTCACTTATAACAACCGTGGTGGCCTATCAGACAGTGAATTAGCTTACCCGCCTGCTTATTTGTACTTTATCAATAGTATTAAATATCGTATTAAGTCGGAGGTGGACGATGCAACTGAAAGCTAA
- a CDS encoding phage head closure protein, which yields MQLKANRLNKRAEFGEMVAGDEVNPNTGDSIDVFQASFSRYAGRYSRSFSQQVEVAGTTLEDTSVIVIRHTDKINDQMKVKFDGDLYSVVSISSDDSTAVSYDLVTVRKYVVTHG from the coding sequence ATGCAACTGAAAGCTAACCGACTGAATAAGCGGGCAGAGTTTGGTGAAATGGTGGCGGGTGATGAAGTTAACCCTAATACTGGTGATTCTATTGACGTGTTTCAAGCTTCATTTTCACGATATGCAGGGCGCTACAGTCGTTCATTTTCTCAACAGGTTGAAGTGGCCGGTACTACACTTGAAGATACGTCAGTTATAGTCATAAGGCATACCGATAAGATCAATGACCAGATGAAGGTTAAGTTTGACGGCGATTTGTACAGCGTTGTTAGCATTTCATCTGATGACAGTACAGCCGTTAGTTATGACTTGGTTACAGTTAGAAAGTATGTGGTAACTCATGGCTAA